The following coding sequences lie in one Amycolatopsis cihanbeyliensis genomic window:
- a CDS encoding quaternary amine ABC transporter ATP-binding protein encodes MAAPVQQPSTGDDHAGAPVISVRGLWKVFGPRAAEVPRSTELRALSRSELMEQTGCTAAVREVDFDVSPGEVFVVMGLSGSGKSTLVRCLTRLIEPTAGELSFEREDLLAADAKQLRTLRRNKFSMVFQHFGLLPHRSVVDNVGFGLEVRGVGKAERLRRANEVIELVGLDSYRNSYPDQLSGGMQQRVGLARALAGEPDVLFFDEPFSALDPLIRREMQNEVIHLHRTVGKTMVFITHDLSEALKLGDRILIMRDGQMVQLGTGDELVGAPADDYVRDFVRDVPRADVLTLKWIMRAPRPGDELDGPELGPDTLAREATRSVLAAGKPVKVVRDGELLGIVSDEEILTLVVGRGDEE; translated from the coding sequence TTGGCCGCCCCCGTCCAGCAACCCAGCACCGGCGACGACCACGCAGGCGCACCCGTCATCTCGGTACGCGGCCTGTGGAAGGTGTTCGGCCCCAGAGCAGCCGAGGTGCCCCGTTCCACCGAGCTACGGGCGCTGAGCAGGTCCGAACTGATGGAGCAGACCGGCTGCACCGCGGCCGTGCGCGAGGTCGACTTCGACGTCTCGCCGGGCGAGGTGTTCGTCGTGATGGGACTGTCCGGTTCGGGCAAATCGACCCTCGTTCGCTGCCTCACCAGGCTGATCGAGCCCACCGCGGGCGAGCTCTCCTTCGAGCGCGAGGATCTGCTGGCCGCGGACGCCAAGCAGCTGCGTACCTTGCGGCGCAACAAGTTCTCCATGGTGTTCCAGCACTTCGGACTGTTGCCGCATCGCAGCGTCGTCGACAATGTCGGTTTTGGACTGGAGGTACGCGGCGTCGGCAAGGCGGAGCGGCTGCGGCGCGCGAACGAGGTCATCGAGCTGGTCGGCCTGGACAGCTACCGCAACTCCTACCCCGACCAGCTCTCCGGCGGTATGCAGCAGCGCGTCGGACTGGCCAGGGCGCTGGCCGGTGAGCCGGACGTGCTGTTCTTCGACGAGCCGTTCTCCGCGCTGGACCCGCTGATCCGGCGTGAGATGCAGAACGAGGTCATCCACCTGCACCGCACGGTCGGCAAGACCATGGTGTTCATCACCCATGACCTTTCCGAGGCGCTCAAGCTCGGCGACCGGATCCTGATCATGCGGGACGGTCAGATGGTCCAGCTCGGCACCGGCGACGAGCTGGTCGGCGCACCCGCGGACGACTATGTCCGTGACTTCGTCCGGGACGTGCCGCGCGCCGACGTGCTCACCCTGAAATGGATCATGCGCGCCCCGCGTCCGGGGGACGAGCTGGACGGCCCCGAGCTCGGGCCGGACACCCTCGCCAGGGAGGCGACCCGCAGCGTGCTCGCCGCCGGCAAGCCGGTGAAAGTGGTGCGGGACGGCGAGCTGCTCGGGATCGTCAGCGACGAGGAGATCCTGACCCTGGTCGTCGGCCGGGGGGACGAGGAGTGA
- a CDS encoding histone-like nucleoid-structuring protein Lsr2: MAQQVLVSLVDDIDGSEAQETVEFGLDGVTYQIDLSEDNAEELRDVLAQYVEHARRAGGRKRTAKRGARNGARPASADREQNQAIRAWARDQGYEISDRGRIPAEVVDAYHGKK; encoded by the coding sequence ATGGCACAGCAGGTCCTGGTCTCGTTGGTCGACGACATCGACGGTTCCGAAGCGCAGGAGACTGTCGAGTTCGGTCTGGACGGCGTCACCTACCAGATCGACCTCTCCGAGGATAACGCGGAAGAGCTGCGGGACGTTCTGGCTCAGTACGTGGAGCACGCCAGGCGGGCGGGTGGCCGTAAGCGGACCGCGAAGCGCGGTGCGCGCAATGGTGCCCGGCCGGCGAGTGCCGACCGTGAGCAGAATCAGGCGATTCGCGCCTGGGCGCGGGACCAGGGTTACGAGATCTCCGACCGTGGTCGTATCCCGGCCGAGGTGGTCGACGCCTACCACGGTAAGAAGTAA
- a CDS encoding DUF2165 domain-containing protein → MRLLARLGSLHMVVAVLSAITGLYMGMVVLNNLTDFGTNQAFVRHVLAMDTTFESPNLMWRAITDPTLADIAYFAIIVWEALTAVALLGGFIAWVRALAGRTGTDTARRLSTLGWLMQVLLFGGGFLAIGGEWFQMWQSADWNGMDAAMRNVLLASVGIILAHLPNRETAPIEAGNRH, encoded by the coding sequence ATGCGTCTTCTCGCCAGACTGGGCAGCCTGCACATGGTCGTCGCGGTACTCAGCGCGATCACCGGCCTGTACATGGGAATGGTCGTCCTCAACAATCTCACCGATTTCGGCACCAACCAGGCATTCGTCCGGCATGTGCTGGCCATGGACACCACCTTCGAGTCACCGAATCTGATGTGGCGGGCGATCACGGACCCGACCCTGGCCGACATCGCCTACTTCGCCATCATCGTGTGGGAGGCGCTCACCGCCGTCGCGCTGCTCGGCGGGTTCATCGCCTGGGTGCGTGCACTCGCCGGCCGCACGGGCACCGACACGGCACGCCGCCTTTCCACCCTCGGCTGGCTCATGCAGGTGCTGCTGTTCGGTGGTGGTTTCCTCGCCATCGGCGGCGAATGGTTCCAGATGTGGCAATCCGCCGACTGGAACGGCATGGACGCGGCCATGCGAAACGTCCTGCTGGCCTCGGTCGGCATCATTCTCGCCCACCTGCCGAACCGGGAAACGGCACCGATCGAGGCCGGGAACAGGCACTGA
- a CDS encoding amidase, whose protein sequence is MDYADYRRHDAVGLAELIARGEVSPAELLEVAIARAERVNGELNAIVRPMHDTARARAAAGPTGPLAGVPFLIKDLLQDYAGVPTGSGCGALQQRPVAEHSAVVRRWLDAGLVIFGKTNTPEFGAKGITEPTVHGPARNPWNPAHTPGGSSGGSAAAVAAGVVPAAGANDGGGSIRIPAACCGLFGLKPGRGLVPAGPGAAEHLHGAGTNGVVSRSVRDSAVLLDVLTADPDPGGPFLPARPELPYAEAARRDPGRLRIGWTAGSPVGAEVHPEAVAAVTDAAELLAGLGHEVEPAEVGLDGRALCRDFLTMWFAKLARQVAVTRRETGAGPDGFELDTRLLAAAGRAERAVDYLEAHERWNDYNRALAAFHERYDLLLTPTLAHPPARIGELELPAWMRAAGAAMLRMGLAGRLMSSRAADGVVLGNLARTPYTQLANITGRPAMSVPTYRTPGGLPLGVQLVGGLGSEGTLLALATRIEAERPWGLAPWGT, encoded by the coding sequence ATGGACTATGCGGACTATCGCCGGCACGACGCGGTCGGCCTGGCCGAACTGATCGCCAGGGGAGAGGTGTCCCCCGCGGAGCTGCTCGAGGTCGCGATCGCTCGTGCCGAACGGGTCAACGGTGAGCTGAACGCGATCGTGCGGCCGATGCACGACACGGCTCGCGCGCGGGCCGCCGCCGGGCCGACCGGTCCGCTGGCGGGGGTGCCGTTCCTGATCAAGGATCTCCTCCAGGACTACGCGGGTGTGCCGACCGGTTCGGGATGCGGGGCACTGCAGCAACGGCCGGTCGCCGAACACAGCGCGGTGGTCCGGCGCTGGCTGGACGCCGGCCTGGTGATCTTCGGCAAGACCAACACCCCCGAGTTCGGCGCGAAGGGCATCACCGAGCCCACCGTGCACGGCCCCGCCCGCAACCCATGGAACCCCGCGCACACCCCCGGCGGGTCCTCGGGCGGCTCCGCGGCCGCGGTCGCCGCCGGGGTGGTGCCGGCCGCCGGGGCGAACGACGGCGGCGGCTCGATCCGGATCCCGGCGGCCTGCTGCGGGCTGTTCGGGCTGAAGCCCGGGCGTGGCCTGGTGCCGGCCGGGCCCGGAGCCGCCGAGCACCTGCACGGCGCCGGCACCAACGGGGTGGTCTCCCGAAGCGTGCGGGACAGTGCCGTGTTGCTGGATGTGCTGACCGCCGATCCCGATCCTGGCGGGCCTTTCCTTCCCGCGCGTCCCGAGTTGCCCTACGCCGAGGCCGCGCGCCGGGATCCTGGCCGGCTCCGGATCGGCTGGACGGCGGGCTCGCCGGTCGGGGCGGAGGTGCACCCGGAGGCGGTCGCCGCGGTGACCGATGCCGCGGAACTGCTGGCCGGACTCGGTCACGAGGTCGAACCCGCCGAGGTCGGCCTGGACGGGCGCGCGCTCTGCAGGGACTTTCTCACCATGTGGTTCGCCAAACTTGCCCGGCAGGTGGCGGTCACCCGCCGGGAAACCGGTGCCGGCCCGGACGGCTTCGAGCTGGACACCCGGCTGCTGGCTGCCGCGGGCCGTGCGGAACGCGCGGTGGACTACCTCGAGGCGCACGAGCGGTGGAACGACTACAACCGCGCGCTGGCGGCCTTTCACGAGCGCTACGACCTGCTGCTGACCCCGACGCTGGCGCACCCGCCCGCCCGGATCGGTGAGCTCGAGTTGCCCGCGTGGATGCGTGCCGCGGGGGCGGCCATGCTGCGCATGGGGCTCGCCGGCAGGCTGATGTCCAGCCGCGCGGCCGACGGGGTGGTGCTCGGGAACCTGGCGCGCACGCCGTATACCCAGCTCGCCAACATCACCGGGCGCCCGGCGATGAGTGTGCCCACCTATCGCACTCCGGGTGGTCTCCCGCTCGGAGTGCAGCTCGTCGGCGGCCTCGGCAGCGAGGGCACGTTGCTGGCGCTGGCCACGCGGATCGAGGCCGAGCGTCCGTGGGGCCTGGCACCATGGGGGACGTGA
- a CDS encoding alpha-lytic protease prodomain-containing protein, translating into MTGACFAAALVVTTMSMTQAAAEPAAPAGTEADAVTAAPEMLAAMQRDLGLTAEQARTRIVKENRANALEPVLEQRLGASYAGAWLSENADHLVVATTDPAEVDRVRSAGAEARVVARTEGQLDAVKAELDRTAPPSSVPGWYVDPKGNELVVLFHPSTADAAHSFVETAGVDPSWVRLVESPEAPRPLYDVRGGDAYYMGSGGRCSVGFSVEGGFVTAGHCGSVGTSTSGHNQAAQGTFRGSLFPGSGDYAWVETNSNWTPTNVVNGYSNGNVTVAGSQESSVGSSICRSGSTTGWHCGTVQAKNQSVSYPQGTVTGMTRTTVCAEPGDSGGAYLTGQQAQGVTSGGSGNCSSGGTTFFQPVNEILSAYGLTLVTDGGGGDPPPPPPPGDCGDLSAWNAGTGYVPGDMVSHNGRQWESTWYSTGAEPGAAGSWAVWRDAGAC; encoded by the coding sequence GTGACCGGAGCGTGCTTCGCGGCAGCGCTCGTGGTCACCACCATGTCGATGACACAGGCGGCGGCCGAACCGGCCGCACCCGCCGGGACCGAGGCCGACGCGGTCACCGCCGCGCCGGAGATGCTCGCCGCGATGCAACGCGACCTCGGTCTCACCGCTGAACAGGCACGCACCCGGATCGTCAAGGAGAACCGGGCCAACGCGCTGGAGCCGGTGCTCGAGCAGCGGCTCGGCGCCAGCTACGCCGGGGCCTGGCTCAGCGAGAACGCCGACCACCTCGTGGTCGCCACCACCGACCCCGCCGAGGTCGACCGGGTGCGGTCCGCGGGCGCCGAGGCCCGCGTGGTGGCCCGTACCGAAGGCCAGCTGGACGCGGTCAAGGCCGAGCTGGACCGGACCGCACCGCCGAGCTCGGTGCCGGGCTGGTACGTGGACCCGAAGGGCAACGAGCTCGTCGTGCTGTTCCACCCGTCCACGGCGGACGCGGCGCACTCGTTCGTCGAGACGGCCGGGGTGGACCCGAGCTGGGTCCGGCTGGTCGAGTCGCCCGAGGCTCCTCGCCCGCTGTACGACGTGCGCGGGGGCGACGCCTACTACATGGGCAGCGGCGGCCGGTGCTCGGTCGGGTTCTCGGTGGAAGGCGGCTTCGTCACCGCGGGCCACTGCGGGAGCGTCGGCACCAGCACCAGCGGGCACAACCAGGCCGCGCAGGGCACCTTCCGCGGCTCGCTGTTCCCCGGCAGCGGTGACTACGCCTGGGTCGAGACGAACTCGAACTGGACCCCGACCAACGTGGTGAACGGCTACTCGAACGGCAACGTCACGGTCGCGGGCTCCCAGGAGTCCTCGGTCGGCTCGTCGATCTGCCGGTCCGGGTCCACCACCGGCTGGCACTGCGGCACGGTGCAGGCCAAGAACCAGAGCGTCAGCTACCCGCAGGGCACGGTCACCGGCATGACCCGGACCACCGTGTGCGCGGAGCCCGGCGACTCCGGCGGCGCGTACCTCACCGGCCAGCAGGCGCAGGGCGTCACCTCCGGCGGCAGCGGCAACTGCAGCTCCGGCGGGACGACCTTCTTCCAGCCGGTCAACGAGATCCTGAGCGCCTACGGGCTGACCCTGGTGACCGACGGTGGCGGTGGCGACCCGCCGCCTCCGCCGCCACCCGGTGACTGCGGCGACCTCTCGGCGTGGAACGCCGGCACCGGCTACGTGCCCGGCGACATGGTGTCGCACAACGGGCGTCAGTGGGAGTCCACCTGGTACTCCACCGGCGCCGAGCCGGGCGCCGCGGGGTCCTGGGCGGTCTGGCGAGACGCCGGAGCCTGCTGA
- a CDS encoding substrate-binding protein, whose protein sequence is MVLSAEESIAATPGEVFSLFGTGRGSGWVFDAECDRLAVGSAVTFNLPVGRGRHGHTVQILGRISGIVPGRRIVVAHDEPWRGRLRVAFEPAAAGWTTVRLTAQVEDGGVEWLARRCGWPAAEPEDDGTHRIGLLTSQSGPAAVSTIGCEHLAELAVDELNAEGGLDGSRVRLLVGDDATSPEVGAMEARRLLRAGCRVLLGSVTSATFTAVQHAVEGEGIPLVHAVINEGGAGPGHVFRLGERPADQLRAAATPFMRHTGARHWFLVGDDYSWSHGAHAAARVVLPERGNVIVNERYVPLGTRDFTRVIEDIMRSGADLVLSTLAGADEVAFQKQSLEMGLRDRCRTLSLLLDESTRERMGDRAAAGLWTSLGYFQQLPTRRNKELLARYREAFGRWAPPVSSMSAAVYEAVLLYAAAVRNLRGGDQQGVAGELRRLRADLPRGDVELAGPHVLRQRLHLAEARPGGFRVFDTPL, encoded by the coding sequence GTGGTGCTCTCGGCCGAGGAGTCGATCGCGGCCACCCCGGGGGAGGTGTTCAGTCTATTCGGTACCGGCCGGGGCTCCGGATGGGTTTTCGACGCCGAGTGCGATCGGCTCGCGGTCGGTTCGGCGGTGACGTTCAACCTGCCGGTCGGCCGCGGCCGCCACGGTCACACGGTGCAGATACTAGGTCGGATCAGCGGGATCGTGCCCGGGCGGCGCATCGTGGTGGCGCACGACGAGCCCTGGCGCGGCCGCCTGCGGGTGGCTTTCGAACCCGCCGCCGCGGGATGGACCACCGTCCGGCTCACTGCCCAGGTCGAGGACGGCGGCGTCGAGTGGCTGGCCCGCCGCTGCGGCTGGCCGGCCGCGGAACCGGAGGATGACGGCACGCACCGGATCGGCCTGCTGACCAGCCAGTCCGGCCCCGCCGCGGTGTCCACCATCGGCTGCGAGCACCTTGCCGAACTCGCGGTGGACGAGCTGAACGCCGAGGGTGGCCTCGATGGCAGCCGGGTGCGGTTGCTCGTCGGCGACGACGCGACCAGTCCCGAGGTGGGTGCGATGGAGGCACGTCGCCTGCTGCGCGCAGGCTGCCGGGTGCTCCTCGGCAGCGTCACCTCGGCGACCTTCACCGCCGTGCAGCATGCGGTCGAGGGCGAGGGCATACCTCTGGTACATGCCGTGATCAACGAGGGCGGTGCGGGACCGGGCCACGTGTTCCGGCTCGGCGAGCGGCCTGCCGATCAGCTGCGGGCGGCCGCGACGCCGTTCATGCGGCACACCGGGGCGCGGCACTGGTTCCTGGTGGGCGACGACTATTCCTGGTCGCACGGGGCGCACGCCGCGGCGCGGGTGGTGTTGCCGGAGCGCGGCAACGTGATCGTGAACGAGCGGTACGTCCCGCTCGGCACTCGGGACTTCACGCGGGTGATCGAGGACATCATGCGCTCGGGCGCGGATCTCGTCCTGTCCACCCTCGCCGGAGCCGACGAGGTGGCCTTCCAGAAGCAGAGTCTGGAAATGGGCCTGCGAGACCGCTGCCGCACCCTTTCCCTGCTGCTGGACGAGTCCACCCGGGAGCGGATGGGTGATCGTGCCGCCGCCGGCCTGTGGACCTCGCTCGGCTACTTCCAGCAACTTCCCACCCGGCGCAACAAGGAACTACTCGCCCGATACCGGGAGGCCTTCGGCCGCTGGGCGCCGCCGGTGTCCTCGATGTCGGCCGCGGTGTACGAGGCGGTCCTGCTGTACGCGGCGGCGGTGCGCAACCTGCGCGGCGGCGACCAGCAGGGGGTGGCCGGCGAGTTGCGACGGCTCCGCGCCGACCTGCCCCGCGGGGATGTCGAGCTGGCCGGGCCGCACGTGCTCCGGCAGCGGCTGCACCTCGCCGAGGCCAGGCCGGGCGGATTCCGGGTGTTCGATACGCCGTTGTGA
- a CDS encoding ABC transporter substrate-binding protein → MGQNRTATTRLALGTGIALVAALGLAGCGGAKVGESGGDAASGECGTFNLAINPWVGYKANAAVIAHVAETELGCTVNKKDLKEEIAWQGFGSGEVDAIVENWGHADLKKKYIEEQQTAVEAGSTGVDGEIGWYVPPWMVEKYPDITDWKNLNKYSDLFRTSESGGKGQLLDGDPSFVTNDEALVRNLDLDYKVVYGGSETALIQGFRQAQERQKPFLGYFYSPHWLLQDIELAKVQLPPHTEGCDEDAQKVACDYPEYDLDKIVSKKFADAGGPAYRLVQNFEWTNEDQNVVAGYIAEDKMSPEAAAKKWVEENQDKVKAWLPGE, encoded by the coding sequence GTGGGACAGAACAGGACCGCCACCACCAGGCTGGCGCTCGGCACCGGGATCGCACTGGTCGCGGCGCTGGGTCTGGCGGGTTGCGGCGGGGCGAAGGTCGGCGAGTCCGGTGGCGATGCAGCCTCCGGTGAGTGCGGCACGTTCAACCTGGCCATCAACCCGTGGGTCGGCTACAAGGCGAACGCCGCGGTGATCGCGCATGTCGCGGAGACCGAGTTGGGCTGCACGGTGAACAAGAAGGATCTCAAGGAGGAGATCGCCTGGCAGGGTTTCGGCAGCGGTGAGGTCGACGCCATCGTGGAGAACTGGGGTCACGCCGACCTCAAGAAGAAGTACATCGAGGAGCAGCAGACCGCGGTGGAGGCCGGCTCGACCGGCGTCGACGGTGAGATCGGCTGGTACGTGCCGCCGTGGATGGTGGAGAAATACCCGGACATCACCGACTGGAAGAACCTGAACAAGTACTCCGACCTGTTCCGGACTTCCGAGTCGGGCGGCAAGGGCCAGCTACTCGACGGCGACCCCTCCTTCGTCACCAACGACGAGGCTCTGGTGCGCAACCTGGACCTGGACTACAAGGTGGTTTACGGCGGAAGCGAGACGGCACTGATCCAGGGGTTCCGGCAGGCGCAGGAGCGGCAGAAGCCGTTCCTCGGCTATTTCTACTCACCGCACTGGCTGCTCCAGGACATCGAGCTGGCCAAGGTGCAACTGCCGCCGCATACCGAGGGCTGCGACGAGGACGCGCAGAAGGTGGCCTGCGACTATCCGGAATACGACCTCGACAAGATCGTGAGCAAGAAGTTCGCAGATGCCGGCGGTCCTGCATACCGGCTGGTGCAGAACTTCGAGTGGACCAACGAGGACCAGAACGTGGTCGCCGGTTACATCGCCGAGGACAAGATGTCACCGGAGGCCGCCGCCAAGAAGTGGGTGGAGGAGAACCAGGACAAGGTCAAGGCCTGGCTGCCCGGAGAGTGA
- a CDS encoding ArsR/SmtB family transcription factor: MTADRAFDALADEVRREILSVLARHGECSAGDIAAKVGRVGRTTVSSHLRVLRTSGVVAERKAGRNRYYSLDSAGPARDALTFLQELFQSSLTELKTTAETTPAEPLPKHSGKAG, encoded by the coding sequence ATGACTGCGGACCGGGCCTTCGACGCGTTGGCCGACGAGGTGCGGCGGGAGATTCTCTCGGTGCTGGCCCGGCACGGCGAGTGCAGTGCCGGGGATATCGCGGCCAAGGTCGGGCGGGTCGGCAGGACAACGGTCTCCAGCCATCTGCGGGTGTTGCGCACCTCTGGCGTGGTGGCCGAGCGCAAGGCGGGGCGCAACCGCTACTACTCGCTCGACTCGGCCGGCCCGGCGCGGGACGCGCTGACCTTCTTGCAGGAGCTGTTCCAGTCCTCGCTCACCGAGCTGAAAACGACCGCCGAAACGACGCCGGCCGAACCTTTACCCAAACATTCCGGAAAGGCTGGGTAG
- the folP gene encoding dihydropteroate synthase — protein sequence MPELVFRGKRVAGDRALVMAIVNRTPDSFYDRGATFTDERARDAIRQAVADGADIIDIGGVKAGPGPEVDVDEEIRRVVPTVAWARERFPEVVISVDTWRHTVGRQACHAGADLINDTWAGHDPELVGVAAEFGAGYVCSHTGGLTPRSRPHRVRYPDVVSAVVDEVTRQAEGAVARGVPRAGILVDPTHDFGKNTWHGLELLRHLDRLVDTGWPVLMALSNKDFVGETIGVDMAGRLDGTLAATAVAAASGAAVFRAHQVRQTRRVLEMVASIRGTRPPSSTLRGLA from the coding sequence GTGCCCGAGCTGGTGTTTCGCGGCAAGCGCGTGGCCGGGGACCGGGCACTGGTGATGGCCATCGTCAACCGCACCCCGGATTCTTTCTACGACAGGGGAGCCACGTTCACCGACGAGCGGGCCAGGGACGCGATCCGGCAGGCCGTGGCCGACGGGGCGGACATCATCGACATCGGCGGCGTGAAGGCCGGTCCCGGTCCCGAGGTGGACGTGGACGAGGAGATCCGGCGGGTCGTGCCCACGGTCGCCTGGGCCAGGGAACGGTTCCCCGAGGTCGTGATCAGCGTGGACACCTGGCGGCACACCGTCGGACGGCAGGCCTGCCACGCCGGCGCCGACCTGATCAACGATACCTGGGCAGGGCACGATCCGGAGCTGGTCGGGGTGGCGGCCGAGTTCGGCGCGGGCTATGTGTGTTCGCACACCGGCGGGCTGACCCCACGCAGCCGGCCGCACCGGGTGCGCTATCCCGACGTCGTGTCCGCGGTGGTGGACGAGGTGACCCGGCAGGCGGAAGGCGCGGTGGCGCGGGGTGTGCCGCGAGCGGGAATACTCGTCGATCCTACGCACGATTTCGGCAAGAACACCTGGCACGGTCTGGAACTGCTGCGCCATCTGGATCGGCTGGTGGACACCGGGTGGCCGGTGCTGATGGCACTGTCGAACAAGGATTTCGTCGGGGAGACCATCGGCGTCGATATGGCGGGGCGGCTGGACGGAACCTTGGCGGCCACCGCCGTCGCGGCCGCGAGCGGGGCCGCGGTGTTTCGCGCGCACCAGGTTCGGCAGACCCGGCGCGTGCTGGAAATGGTGGCCAGTATTCGCGGCACCCGTCCGCCCTCGTCCACACTGCGCGGCCTCGCCTGA
- a CDS encoding ABC transporter permease subunit, which produces MAVLDAARSTVGAAARHPRRGLIVLGILACWLVLWLFSRGMHTLALGPAQLTGLHEWLNEVRDSIGANRNSNPLFLYFFNEIRLVIDEFVTFVQSLFARPAYGSPIPVLGWLGVVAVAGYVSYAVANLRIALLAVGGLAFLGLQGLWQESMDTLALTTAAVLIALLFAIPIGIAAGLSDRFHRLITPVLDFMQTMPPFVYLAPLTLFFLIGPASATIATLIYAAPPTIRLTAHGVRSVPRPMVEASESLGATRRQTLTKVLLPAAKRTIVLGINQTIMAALAMVTVAALIDAPGLGKTVVSALGTLEVGQAFNGGLAIVVLAIVLDRVTTAASGRAERARLATRGLAARLRPAALLGGGIAAAVAVWFSRTYVWAAEFPDEVSIGDDIALAVANATDWVKENLVTVTNGIKNGVTEALINPLQALLVQSPWWLVAAVLLAIAMVLGDLRAVLVSIVCIALLIGSGLWQNSMITLAATLVATTIVVLLGLVIGVWMGRSTRADRIIRPLLDAGQTMPPFVYLVPFLALFAASRFTAIAAAVVYAAPVTIKIIADGIRGVPATTVEAATATGASTWQTITKVQLPMARGAVTLATNQGLIYVLSMVVVGGLVGAGALGFDVVAGFSQGQLFGKGLAAGVAIVLLGVMLDRISQAAANRSGRVTT; this is translated from the coding sequence ATGGCGGTACTGGACGCCGCGAGGAGCACCGTCGGCGCCGCCGCGAGGCACCCGCGCCGCGGGCTGATCGTGCTGGGGATCCTGGCGTGCTGGCTGGTGCTGTGGCTGTTCTCGCGCGGCATGCACACGCTGGCGCTCGGACCGGCCCAGCTCACCGGGCTGCACGAGTGGCTGAACGAGGTACGCGACTCGATCGGCGCCAACCGCAACAGCAACCCGCTGTTCCTCTACTTCTTCAACGAGATCCGGCTGGTCATCGACGAGTTCGTCACCTTCGTCCAGTCGCTGTTCGCCCGGCCCGCCTACGGCTCGCCGATCCCGGTGCTCGGCTGGCTCGGCGTGGTCGCCGTGGCGGGCTACGTCTCCTATGCGGTGGCCAACCTGCGGATCGCCCTGCTGGCCGTGGGTGGTCTCGCCTTTCTCGGCCTGCAGGGGTTGTGGCAGGAGAGCATGGACACGCTCGCGCTGACCACGGCCGCCGTGCTGATCGCCCTGCTGTTCGCGATCCCGATCGGCATCGCGGCCGGGCTCTCCGACAGGTTCCACCGGCTCATCACGCCGGTGCTGGACTTCATGCAGACGATGCCGCCGTTCGTCTACCTCGCGCCGTTGACCCTGTTCTTCCTGATCGGCCCGGCTTCGGCGACCATCGCCACGCTGATCTACGCCGCTCCCCCGACGATCCGGCTCACCGCGCACGGCGTGCGGTCGGTGCCACGCCCGATGGTCGAGGCCAGCGAGTCGCTCGGCGCCACCAGGCGGCAGACCCTGACCAAGGTGCTGTTGCCCGCCGCGAAACGCACCATCGTGCTGGGTATCAACCAGACGATCATGGCGGCGCTGGCGATGGTCACGGTCGCCGCGCTGATCGACGCACCCGGGCTGGGCAAGACCGTGGTGAGCGCACTGGGCACGCTCGAGGTCGGCCAGGCGTTCAACGGCGGGCTGGCCATCGTGGTGCTCGCGATCGTGCTGGACCGGGTCACCACCGCGGCCAGCGGGCGGGCCGAGCGGGCCCGGCTGGCCACCCGCGGGCTTGCCGCCAGGCTGCGGCCCGCGGCTCTGCTCGGCGGCGGAATCGCCGCCGCGGTCGCGGTGTGGTTCTCCCGCACCTATGTCTGGGCCGCGGAGTTCCCGGATGAGGTGAGCATCGGCGACGACATCGCGCTGGCCGTGGCGAACGCCACCGACTGGGTGAAGGAGAACCTGGTCACCGTCACGAACGGGATCAAGAACGGGGTGACCGAGGCCCTGATCAACCCGCTGCAGGCGCTGCTGGTGCAGTCCCCGTGGTGGCTGGTCGCCGCCGTGCTGCTGGCCATCGCGATGGTGCTCGGCGACCTGCGCGCGGTGCTGGTGTCCATCGTCTGTATCGCGCTGCTGATCGGCTCCGGCCTGTGGCAGAACAGCATGATCACCCTGGCGGCCACCCTGGTCGCCACCACGATCGTGGTCCTGCTCGGACTGGTGATCGGAGTCTGGATGGGCCGCAGCACCAGGGCCGATCGGATCATCCGGCCGTTGCTGGACGCCGGGCAGACCATGCCACCGTTCGTCTACCTGGTGCCGTTCCTGGCGCTGTTCGCCGCTTCCCGGTTCACCGCCATCGCGGCCGCCGTGGTGTACGCGGCCCCGGTGACCATCAAGATCATCGCGGACGGGATACGCGGCGTGCCCGCGACCACCGTCGAGGCCGCCACGGCCACCGGCGCGAGCACCTGGCAGACCATCACCAAGGTGCAGTTGCCGATGGCGCGCGGGGCGGTGACCCTGGCCACCAACCAGGGCCTGATCTACGTGCTGTCCATGGTGGTCGTCGGCGGCCTGGTCGGCGCGGGCGCCCTCGGCTTCGACGTGGTCGCAGGCTTCTCCCAGGGCCAGCTGTTCGGCAAGGGCCTCGCGGCGGGCGTCGCGATCGTGCTGCTCGGCGTCATGCTCGACCGCATCTCGCAGGCCGCCGCGAACCGGTCCGGCCGGGTCACGACCTGA